The region NNNNNNNNNNNNNNNNNNNNNNNNNNNNNNNNNNNNNNNNNNNNNNNNNNNNNNNNNNNNNNNNNNNNNNNNNNNNNNNNNNNNNNNNNNNNNNNNNNNNNNNNNNNNNNNNNNNNNNNNNNNNNNNNNNNNNNNNNNNNNNNNNNNNNNNNNNNNNNNNNNNNNNNNNNNNNNNNNNNNNNNNNNNNNNNNNNNNNNNNNNNNNNNNNNNNNNNNNNNNNNNNNNNNNNNNNNNNNNNNNNNNNNNNNNNNNNNNNNNNNNNNNNNNNNNNNNNNNNNNNNNNNNNNNNNNNNNNNNNNNNNNNNNNNNNNNNNNNNNNNNNNNNNNNNNNNNNNNNNNNNNNNNNNNNNNNNNNNNNNNNNNNNNNNNNNNNNNNNNNNNNNNNNNNNNNNNNNNNNNNNNNNNNNNNNNNNNNNNNNNNNNNNNNNNNNNNNNNNNNNNNNNNNNNNNNNNNNNNNNNNNNNNNNNNNNNNNNNNNNNNNNNNNNNNNNNNNNNNNNNNNNNNNNNNNNNNNNNNNNNNNNNNNNNNNNNNNNNNNNNNNNNNNNNNNNNNNNNNNNNNNNNNNNNNNNNNNNNNNNNNNNNNNNNNNNNNNNNNNNNNNNNNNNNNNNNNNNNNNNNNNNNNNNNNNNNNNNNNNNNNNNNNNNNNNNNNNNNNNNNNNNNNNNNNNNNNNNNNNNNNNNNNNNNNNNNNNNNNNNNNNNNNNNNNNNNNNNNNNNNNNNNNNNNNNNNNNNNNNNNNNNNNNNNNNNNNNNNNNNNNNNNNNNNNNNNNNNNNNNNNNNNNNNNNNNNNNNNNNNNNNNNNNNNNNNNNNNNNNNNNNNNNNNNNNNNNNNNNNNNNNNNNNNNNNNNNNNNNNNNNNNNNNNNNNNNNNNNNNNNNNNNNNNNNNNNNNNNNNNNNNNNNNNNNNNNNNNNNNNNNNNNNNNNNNNNNNNNNNNNNNNNNNNNNNNNNNNNNNNNNNNNNNNNNNNNNNNNNNNNNNNNNNNNNNNNNNNNNNNNNNNNNNNNNNNNNNNNNNNNNNNNNNNNNNNNNNNNNNNNNNNNNNNNNNNNNNNNNNNNNNNNNNNNNNNNNNNNNNNNNNNNNNNNNNNNNNNNNNNNNNNNNNNNNNNNNNNNNNNNNNNNNNNNNNNNNNNNNNNNNNNNNNNNNNNNNNNNNNNNNNNNNNNNNNNNNNNNNNNNNNNNNNNNNNNNNNNNNNNNNNNNNNNNNNNNNNNNNNNNNNNNNNNNNNNNNNNNNNNNNNNNNNNNNNNNNNNNNNNNNNNNNNNNNNNNNNNNNNNNNNNNNNNNNNNNNNNNNNNNNNNNNNNNNNNNNNNNNNNNNNNNNNNNNNNNNNNNNNNNNNNNNNNNNNNNNNNNNNNNNNNNNNNNNNNNNNNNNNNNNNNNNNNNNNNNNNNNNNNNNNNNNNNNNNNNNNNNNNNNNNNNNNNNNNNNNNNNNNNNNNNNNNNNNNNNNNNNNNNNNNNNNNNNNNNNNNNNNNNNNNNNNNNNNNNNNNNNNNNNNNNNNNNNNNNNNNNNNNNNNNNNNNNNNNNNNNNNNNNNNNNNNNNNNNNNNNNNNNNNNNNNNNNNNNNNNNNNNNNNNNNNNNNNNNNNNNNNNNNNNNNNNNNNNNNNNNNNNNNNNNNNNNNNNNNNNNNNNNNNNNNNNNNNNNNNNNNNNNNNNNNNNNNNNNNNNNNNNNNNNNNNNNNNNNNNNNNNNNNNNNNNNNNNNNNNNNNNNNNNNNNNNNNNNNNNNNNNNNNNNNNNNNNNNNNNNNNNNNNNNNNNNNNNNNNNNNNNNNNNNNNNNNNNNNNNNNNNNNNNNNNNNNNNNNNNNNNNNNNNNNNNNNNNNNNNNNNNNNNNNNNNNNNNNNNNNNNNNNNNNNNNNNNNNNNNNNNNNNNNNNNNNNNNNNNNNNNNNNNNNNNNNNNNNNNNNNNNNNNNNNNNNNNNNNNNNNNNNNNNNNNNNNNNNNNNNNNNNNNNNNNNNNNNNNNNNNNNNNNNNNNNNNNNNNNNNNNNNNNNNNNNNNNNNNNNNNNNNNNNNNNNNNNNNNNNNNNNNNNNNNNNNNNNNNNNNNNNNNNNNNNNNNNNNNNNNNNNNNNNNNNNNNNNNNNNNNNNNNNNNNNNNNNNNNNNNNNNNNNNNNNNNNNNNNNNNNNNNNNNNNNNNNNNNNNNNNNNNNNNNNNNNNNNNNNNNNNNNNNNNNNNNNNNNNNNNNNNNNNNNNNNNNNNNNNNNNNNNNNNNNNNNNNNNNNNNNNNNNNNNNNNNNNNNNNNNNNNNNNNNNNNNNNNNNNNNNNNNNNNNNNNNNNNNNNNNNNNNNNNNNNNNNNNNNNNNNNNNNNNNNNNNNNNNNNNNNNNNNNNNNNNNNNNNNNNNNNNNNNNNNNNNNNNNNNNNNNNNNNNNNNNNNNNNNNNNNNNNNNNNNNNNNNNNNNNNNNNNNNNNNNNNNNNNNNNNNNNNNNNNNNNNNNNNNNNNNNNNNNNNNNNNNNNNNNNNNNNNNNNNNNNNNNNNNNNNNNNNNNNNNNNNNNNNNNNNNNNNNNNNNNNNNNNNNNNNNNNNNNNNNNNNNNNNNNNNNNNNNNNNNNNNNNNNNNNNNNNNNNNNNNNNNNNNNNNNNNNNNNNNNNNNNNNNNNNNNNNNNNNNNNNNNNNNNNNNNNNNNNNNNNNNNNNNNNNNNNNNNNNNNNNNNNNNNNNNNNNNNNNNNNNNNNNNNNNNNNNNNNNNNNNNNNNNNNNNNNNNNNNNNNNNNNNNNNNNNNNNNNNNNNNNNNNNNNNNNNNNNNNNNNNNNNNNNNNNNNNNNNNNNNNNNNNNNNNNNNNNNNNNNNNNNNNNNNNNNNNNNNNNNNNNNNNNNNNNNNNNNNNNNNNNNNNNNNNNNNNNNNNNNNNNNNNNNNNNNNNNNNNNNNNNNNNNNNNNNNNNNNNNNNNNNNNNNNNNNNNNNNNNNNNNNNNNNNNNNNNNNNNNNNNNNNNNNNNNNNNNNNNNNNNNNNNNNNNNNNNNNNNNNNNNNNNNNNNNNNNNNNNNNNNNNNNNNNNNNNNNNNNNNNNNNNNNNNNNNNNNNNNNNNNNNNNNNNNNNNNNNNNNNNNNNNNNNNNNNNNNNNNNNNNNNNNNNNNNNNNNNNNNNNNNNNNNNNNNNNNNNNNNNNNNNNNNNNNNNNNNNNNNNNNNNNNNNNNNNNNNNNNNNNNNNNNNNNNNNNNNNNNNNNNNNNNNNNNNNNNNNNNNNNNNNNNNNNNNNNNNNNNNNNNNNNNNNNNNNNNNNNNNNNNNNNNNNNNNNNNNNNNNNNNNNNNNNNNNNNNNNNNNNNNNNNNNNNNNNNNNNNNNNNNNNNNNNNNNNNNNNNNNNNNNNNNNNNNNNNNNNNNNNNNNNNNNNNNNNNNNNNNNNNNNNNNNNNNNNNNNNNNNNNNNNNNNNNNNNNNNNNNNNNNNNNNNNNNNNNNNNNNNNNAGATGAAATGTTCTGCGAAGCAGACGTGTGGCCTGCCGATACTTCTAGCGCTCTGCGTCCCCGATCCCGGCGGCCCCGCCCATAGCCATGTGATTTTTGGGTCGATTCCACCTGAATCGTGCCTCTCTGACCCTTCTATCTCTCCCTGGATCGAGAAATACGGATCCGCAACAACATTGCGCCACCGGCCCCCCCTTCCCTTCCTCTTTTGTGTGCTTCCCAATCCATCCCGAGATAGACGCTGCGGAGGTTGGCCTGCTAGCAGGGCGCGGGGCTGGCGAGCGTCGAGGGGTCGCAGCAGTAGAGGGGGAGGTCAGACATGGCGGGGAGTAGGCGGCGAGGTGCGCGGCAATGAAGGCGTTCCGCTCGGCGATCTCTTCCGATGGAGCGGGAggtggttggaggaggaggaggcgggcgccCCTGCAATTCGCGAGGCCGAGGAGAGCAGCGGTTGGCCCCACAGCGAGGCCAACGAGAGGTTGAGTCGCTCGAGCGCCGGGAACAAGAAGATCGGCGGGAGCAGCAGGAAGTTGGGAGTCGACGGGTCCCCGCGCAGCGCCATCGCGCCCTGCGTCACCCGGTCCGCCGCCAGCAGCCTGCCGCACTCCATCGAGGCCCGGTGCCACGACCGAGGGTCGCCCAGGAAGCCTGGGAGTGGACATCCAGGAGGCGACGTGACAGCGAAGGCGACAAGAACGGCGTCGCAAGTGAGTTCCACCACTGTTGGAACCTTCTTTCTCCATGTTCAGTTGCACATCTTATCTCTGCATGTCCTAAGCTGCTACTCCATGACTAATAGAGCAAGGTTTTGGTTAAAGAGTGAGGCAATTTTACCGAGGGGGACGGGAAAACGTGGTTACCACGGTTACCGGGAAATACCGAGAATATTTTGAACGAATTTtatagttgaattttgaattcaaataaatGAATGAATGAACGTTCGAACCAGAGACCTCTCAAAACAGGAACTATGCTACGAACACGTCATACTCAAATCTCAAGGCATTAATTAGATCCTACGCACTTGACTACAAATGGAGCgtttaaattcaaaattttcaaaaaaaaggtATTTTTTGCTTGGTATGAGGATTTATCGAGGGGCACGGAAATATGCGGTAACCGTGGGAAATCTTGAAATTTCGactggtaaccaaaaccttggtaCAGCTGTTATATCCTACGATAATCTCACAATTTTGATCCCAAGTTATGTGCTTGGTGTGTATAATTGTACCTTATTCTGTAGTGGCTGCCGGGCAGCAGTTTCACACTACCACACCGCCCTTGGCTTCAAAATCTGGTAATGCAAATCCCCCTCGGCCTCCTTAGTTCGGAAATTGGTTGGTGGTGTCCAGTGGAGGCTTTTTTCCACAATTATGTTCATCTCAGCCATAAGATAGAGAGAGATCAATAGATAACATATCTTTCAGTAAAAAGTAAATTGCAGCCTTTGTTGTACCGTAGGTTTGCAAGTTTCTAGGATCGAGACTTACAAACATGTAAATGTAATTAATTAGACTGGCCTACTCCTCTACAACATTGCTGAGATTCAACATTCAGGAGAGTATCACATATGGAAAATCCTCTACAACTGACCAGACTGTTCGAATTGTTTGTGATGGTCTTTATTTGAATTTTGTAAGTGTGAATAAGTAGGAAAGCTTCGAGAGAAAACAGTGCATCATTTCTTATGCAACTGTTACTGCAATTGATTCCTTTCCAAACGCTGGTAATATCTTTCTACAGAGCTTTTTCCTTTGTATGCAAATGTGAAAGAAGAAATATATCTTGGCTATGGTGTGTGGACTATGATTCTCCTTAAACGTCTGGTACCACTACTTTCTGTCGGTGAAGGCGTTTCAGATAATAGAGCCACGAAAACACTCTGAATCTAGGAATGCGATGAGTCTGTGATGTTTTTTTCTCTTGATGTGCAGGGTGGTACAGTTGGATAGTTGTTCGTCAGGAAAATTTTGTTTGAAGTTCAGGCTGGTATCGTAAAAATATTTGCTCTGGTGTTCGTAAGTCATAGATGTACAAATGATGTTATTTCTTGAAGTCAACTTGAAATTTGTGTCCATTGTGATTAACAAATAAACTACTCATCATGATCTTATCTGTATATTTTGAAATTATTTCCTGGTTGATGTATTAGGACAGCATGGATAGTCCAAATTTAATCAGTATACGTCAGTTCAGTTGAACATAGTAAGTACGATTTATAAGAAATAATCAAAATTATCTGCTGTGAAGAACACGTCAGGCTTGTGTTTACAGTCTCCCTGTACTTCCATGGTTCCATATCTTCTCTTATAGGTTTTTTATCTTGTCTTCTTGTAGAACTGTACACCTAGTTAGTTTGTTATTCAAGCAAAATACATTTATTATACAAAGTGTGCATGGATTGCTTGATTACTGGGATTGTAGACCACTAGGTAGTTCCAAATTCATTTATTTTGTAGAATTCCGCAGTCTAAAAATTATGGTAGCCCACTAGAATTGTATATGGTTTGCTTATTTAGCGCACACTTTGTAATTTGCGGCTAATGGCAATTCCATATTATTTAGGCAGTTGTGAATGCTATGAAATATAGATGGAAAGTTTCATTGCAGATCATGTATTTTTCTTTCAGCATTTCAGTGGTTTGACAGATTGTTTTGCAAAATAAACTAACATTTACATGTCAAGAGCATCTTGATGCATATAAAGAATGAGCGGGGCCTCAATGACTGAGTTGTGTTTACAAGATTCTTTTGGTTTCCCGGGTGGCCTCTGGCAAGACAACCTGGATGGGCATGAGATTGGGCGTCCTGTGCTATAGACTACACATCATGCACGCTACCAGGTTTTCTTCTACAGCAACTCCGCAGCTTTCGTGACATCTCTGGTACTGGTCATGATGGTACAGAGCAAGTTCCTGCTCACGCTCCACACTTTGGAGGGATGCATGGTGCTGGATCTGATCTGCCTCGTCACCGCCTATGCCGCAGGGAGCACCAGAGATGCAAAAAGGTCCATCTATGTTGTCATCGTGATTGGCCTTATCCTCATCTACATCGCCGTCCATGTTTGTGCGGTAGGCCTGAAGGAGAACGTGGTTGCTGAACCTGTTCCTGTTCCTGCTGCTACTACATCTGCTCCTGCTTTTGCAAGGCGAGTAGCTGGGGAACGAAGCAGCAACCAGCAGCTGGATGACAATGGTCAAGTGCTGCGTCTAATCGCCATCTTAGCCGCGGCACTTACGTACCAAGCCGGGCTGTCCCCGCCTGGCGGCTTCTGGCCGGCGGATGACGAGCAGCTTGGCCACCGCGCGGGCTACCCCGTCCTGCTCGACAACTACCCGCGCCGCTACAGTGCCTTTTTCTACTGCAACGCCGTCAGCTTCATGGCGTCGGTGGCTGTCATTCTACTCCTCGTGAACCAAAAGCTGTACAGGCGAGTGATACGGGGCTACCGGCTCCACGCGTGCATGGCGTTGGGCATGTACGCTCTCATGGGTGCCTATGCTTCCGGGAGCTCCCGCCATCTCAAGACTAGCATCTACATGCTGACCATGGTGATGGCGGTGGTACTACTGCCGGTATGTATCTTCTCATACAACCGCTTCGTCAGGTACaggatcaagcatcaagttgagccTACAACAAGACCACGACGACGACGAGAGAGGGCTGAGAAAGACGAGCAGCTTGAGTACCTGATGCTGCTAGGGGTCCTAGCTGCAAGTGTGACGTACCAGAGTGGCCTGCGACCGCCAGGTGGCGTGTGGCAAGAGGACAGCGCCGCCTATTCCGCCGGCGACCCGATGCTATTCGACATCAACAGGCGCCGGTACGACATCTTCTTCTACAGCAACTCCGCTTCGTTCATTGCTTCCGTCGTCGCCATCGTCATGCTGCTCCCGTTGACGCTTAGCAACCTAGAGCGGCTACGGCACTGCCTGCCGTTCCACACCGGTGACCCCAAGTGGGCGCTCTGGCCGGTCCACGCTGCCCTTTTGCTGGACATGCTCGGCCTCCTGGTGGCCTACGTGGCAGGAAGTACCAGGAATTGGGAGTCGTCCAGGAATGTGACATTCCTTTTCGTCCCCCTGCTCGTCTACATTTCGGCCTACCCACTAGTAGTGGCGATATTCATTCGTAACAAACACCGCAGATCCCCCCAGCAGTCAAGGATGCAAGCAGTAGAACAAATGCGGCCAGAAGTTTAGTATTCAATCCTGTTTCTCCCTCTTAGATACCCTGTATTGTATTGTTTTATTTGCACGTACATGCATGGAGCTGTTGTGTTCTTGTGGTCGTGCATCCGTCACCGCAATCTCTTTCCTAGGTCAGTATTGTTTAAGCTGGCAAACTCAAATGTTAATGGACATTTTTCTACAtgcatttcttcttcttttttgcggggatATTTTGTATGCCTTTCAACAAATCATTTGGAGAAAAAAATATCTTTGGGATTGAAAAGTCTTCTCTAGATGGCATGATTTGTCATTCATCTACCTCAGCGCGTGTAGACATCTGCTCTGGCTGGTGTACCATCTTGCCGACTCCATTGGAGACCGGTTTTTCTACCGGGATATCCGATCTCATGTATATCGGAAAAGGCTTTATGCTCCGCTCTAACTAAAGCACCGCCATCGGTGAAAACCGAGCCTGACAGCAGGAAATGGCGGCATCCTGCgttgttaccttgatgaaggcatcgtcatcTAACTACTGtcaacccactcgtgctgctccgaaAGAAATCCTAGGATTTGGTGTTCCAGATTGGACGATGGTGGCACTACGGTGTCGTTTCTCTATTGGGAGcttcgtttgtggagcagcgctggaagacagAGGCAAGAGGCGGAGCAGCTTCGTCTtgaacggagcttcggtggagatgccaAGTCATGCTTAGCCTACAGGTCCTACGCCGtgccatgcctggtcggcaggtgcaacGCACGACACAAATCTTCCGGAGTCTCCTCATCGAGATGGACGAGCGCAGGGTGGTGAAGTCGTTGGGTGTCGTGGTAGCGTCGACAGATGGCCGGACTGGCAAGGATGATGCAGATCTCTCTCCTGAAGATGGGAGAGCCGTTCGATGATGATGGTGGCTTCTAAAACATGTGCATGTCGTGTACGCTTTAGGCATGCTGCACCGCTTGTTGGTTCCGATACGTTATATGGATGGATCGGCGACGACATCGGTTATAGATATGGGGAGTGAGAGCAACATTATcaagtttgtaggtgtgagtggagGCTTCAGGTGGCTTGATGTATGTTCTTGTCAGACCTTCATGGAATAATCTCTACTACTGTTAAAAGAGCAAAGATGACTTCTCCCAAAGCCACACAACAAACTGTACACAGAATAACCTGTACCGCCAGATCAGATCAACCTTATAAGCATATCCCACTGCCTATATTACGCGAACGGTCTACCGTCTAGATGAACATCTAAGATGAAATGTTCTGCGAAGCAGACGTGTGGCCTGCCGATACTTCTAGCGCTCTGCGTCCCCGATCCCGGCGGCCCCGCCCATAGCCATGTGATTTTTGGGTCGATTCCACCTGAATCGTGCCTCTCTGACCCTTCTATCTCTCCCTGGATCGAGAAATACGGATCCGCAACAACATTGCGCCACCGGCCCCCCCTTCCCTTCCTCTTTTGTGTGCTTCCCAATCCATCCCGAGATAGACGCTGCGGAGGTTGGCCTGCTAGCAGGGCGCGGGGCTGGCGAGCGTCGAGGGGTCGCAGCAGTAGAGGGGGAGGTCAGACATGGCGGGGAGTAGGCGGCGAGGTGCGCGGCAATGAAGGCGTTCCGCTCGGCGATCTCTTCTGATGGAGCGGGAggtggttggaggaggaggaggcgggcgccCCTGCAATTCGCGAGGCCGAGGAGAGCAGCGGTTGGCCCCACAGCGGGGCCAACGAGAGGTTGAGTCGCTCGAGTGCCGGGAACAAGAAGATCGGCGGGAGCAGCAGGAAGTTGGGCGTCGACGGGTCCCCGCGCAGCGCCATCGCGCCCTGCGTCACCCGGTCCGCCGCCAGCAGCCTGCCGCACTCCATCGAGGCCCGGTGCCACGACCGAGGGTCGCCCAGGAAGCCCGGGAGTGGACATCCAGGAGGCGACGTGACAGCGAAGGCGACAAGAACGGCATCGCAAGTGAGTTCCACCACTGTTGGAACCTTCTTTCTCCATGTTCAGTTGCACATCTTATCTCTGCATGTCCTAAGCTGCTACTCCATGACTAATAGAGCAAGGTTTTGGTTAACGAGTGAGGCAATTTTACCGAGGGGGACGGGAAAACGTGGTTACCACGGTTACCGGAAATACCGAGAATATTTCGAACGAATTTtatagttgaattttgaattcaaataaatGAATGAATGAACGTTCGAACCAGAGACCTCTCAAAACAGGAACTATGCTATGAACACGTCAGACTCAAATCTCATGGCATTAATTAGATCCTACGCACTTGACTACAAATGGAGCgtttaaattcaaaattttcaaaaaaaggtATTTTTTGCTTGGTATGAGGATTTATCGAGGGGCACGGAAATATGCGGTAACCGTGGGAAATCTTGAAATTTCGactggtaaccaaaaccttggtaCAGCTGTTATATCCTACGATAATCTCACAATTTTGATCCCAAGTGGGCGCTCTGGCCGGTCCACGCTGCCCTTTTGCTGGACATGCTCGGCCTCCTGGTGGCCTACGTGGCAGGAAGTACCAGGAATTGGGAGTCGTCCAGGAATGTGACATTCCTTTTCGTCCCCCTGCTCGTCTACATTTCGGCCTACCCACTAGTAGTGGCGATATTCATTCGTAACAAACACCGCAGATCCCCCCAGCAGTCAAGGATGCAAGCAGTAGAACAAATGCGGCCAGAAGTTTAGTATTCAATCCTGTTTCTCCCTCTTAGATACCCTGTATTGTATTGTTTTATTTGCACGTACATGCATGGAGCTGTTGTGTTCTTGTGGTCGTGCATCCGTCACCGCAATCTCTTTCCTAGGTCAGTATTGTTTAAGCTGGCAAACTCAAATGTTAATGGACATTTTTCTACAtgcatttcttcttcttttttgcggggatATTTTGTATGCCTTTCAACAAATCATTTGGAGAAAAAAATATCTTTGGGATTGAAAAGTCTTCTCTAGATGGCATGATTTGTCATTCATCTACCTCAGCGCGTGTAGACATGTGCTCTGGCTGGTGTACCATCTTGCCGACTCCATTGGAGACCGGTTTTTCTACCGGGATATCCGATCTCATGTATATCGGAAAAGGCTTTATGCTCCGCTCTAACTAAAGCACCGCCATCGGTGAAAACCGAGCCTGACAGCAGGAAATGGCGGCATCCTGCgttgttaccttgatgaaggcatcgtcatcTAACTACTGtcaacccactcgtgctgctccggaAGAAATCCTAGGATTTGGTGTTCCAGATTGGACGATGGTGGCACTACGGTGTCGTTTCTCTATTGGGAGcttcgtttgtggagcagcgctggaagacagAGGCAAGAGGCGGAGCAGCTTCGTCTtgaacggagcttcggtggagatgccaAGTCATGCTTAGCCTACAGGTCCTACGCCGtgccatgcctggtcggcaggtgcaacGCACGACACAAATCTTCCGGAGTCTCCTCATCGAGATGGACGAGCGCAGGGTGGTGAAGTCGTTGGGTGTCGTGGTAGCGTCGACAGATGGCCGGACTGGCAAGGATGATGCAGATCTCTCTCCTGAAGATGGGAGAGCCGTTCGATGATGATGGTGGcttctaaaacgtgtgcatgtCGTGTACGCTTTAGGCATGCTGCACCGCTTGTTGGTTCCGATACGTTATATGGATGGATCGGCGACGACATCGGTTATAGATATGGGGAGTGAGAGCAACATTATcaagtttgtaggtgtgagtggagGCTTCAGGTGGCTTGATGTATGTTCTTGTCAGACCTTCATGGAATAATCTCTACTACTGTTAAAAGAGCAAAGATGACTTCTCCCAAAGCCACACAACAAACTGTACACAGAATAACCTGTACCGCCAGATCAGATCAACCTTATAAGCATATCCCACTGCCTATATTACGCGAACGGTCTACCGTCTAGATGAACATCTAAGATGAAATGTTCTGCGAAGCAGACGTGTGGCCTGCCAATACTTCTAGCGCTCTGCGTCCCCGATCCCGGCGGCCCCGCCCATAGCCATGTGATTTTTGGGTCGATTCCACCTGAATCGTGCCTCTCTGACCCTTCTATCTCTCCCTGGATCGAGAAATACGGATCCGCAACAACATTGCGCCACCGGCCCCCCCTTCCCTTCCTCTTTTGTGTGCTTCCCAATCCATCCCGAGATAGACGCTGCGGAGGTTGGCCTGCTAGCAGGGCGCGGGGCTGGCGAGCGTCGAGGGGTCGCAGCAGTAGAGGGGGAGGTCAGACATGGCGGGGAGTAGGCGGCGAGGTGCGCGGCAATGAAGGCGTTCCGCTCAGCGATCTCTTCCGATGGAGCGGGAggtggttggaggaggaggaggcgggcgccCCTGCAATTCGCGAGGCCGAGGAGAGCAGCGGTTGGCCCCACAGCGAGGCCAACGAGAGGTTGAGTCGCTCGAGCGCCGGGAACAAGAAGATCGGCGGGAGCAGCAGGAAGTTGGGCGTCGACGGGTCCCCGCGCAGCGCCATCGCGCCCTGCGTCACCCGGTCCGCCGCCAGCAGCCTGCCGCACTCCATCGAGGCCCGGTGCCACGACCGAGGGTCGCCCAGGAAGCCCGGGAGTGGACATCCAGGAGGCGACGTGACAGCGAAGGCGACAAGAACGGCGTCGCAAGTGAGTTCCACCACTGTTGGAACCTTCTTTCTCCATGTTCAGTTGCACATCTTATCTCTGCATGTCCTAAGCTGCTACTCCATGACTAATAGAGCAAGGTTTTGGTTAACGAGTGAGGCAATTTTACCGAGGGGGACGGGAAAACGTGGTTACCACGGTTACCGGGAAATACCGAGAATATTTCGAACGAATTTtatagttgaattttgaattcaaatatatgaatgaatgaacgtTCGAACCAGAGACCTCTCAAAACAGGAACTATGCTACGAACACGTCAGACTCAAATCTCATGGCATTAATTAGATCCTACGCACTTGACTACAAATGGAGCgtttaaattcaaaattttcaaaaaaaaggtATTTTTTGCTTGGTATGAGGATTTATCGAGGGGCACGGAAATATGCGGTAACCGTGGGAAATCTTGAAATTTCGactggtaaccaaaaccttggtaCAGCTGTTATATCCTACGATAATCTCACAATTTTGATCCCAAGTTATGTGCTTGGTGTGTATAATTGTACCTTATTCTGTAGTGGCTGCCGGGCAGCAGTTTCACACTACCACACCGCCCTTGGCTTCAAAATCTGGTAATGCAAATCCCCCTCGGCCTCCTTAGTTCGGAAATTGGTTGGTGGTGTCCAGTGGAGGCTTTTTTCCACAATTATGTTCATCTCAGCCATAAGATAGAGAGAGATCAATAGATAACATATCTTTCAGTAAAAAGTAAAT is a window of Triticum dicoccoides isolate Atlit2015 ecotype Zavitan chromosome 2B, WEW_v2.0, whole genome shotgun sequence DNA encoding:
- the LOC119360338 gene encoding uncharacterized protein LOC119360338 is translated as MKCSAKQTCGLPILLALCVPDPGGPAHSHVIFGSIPPESCLSDPSISPWIEKYGSATTLRHRPPLPFLFCVLPNPSRDRRCGGWPASRARGWRASRGRSSRGGGQTWRGVGGEVRGNEGVPLGDLFRWSGRWLEEEEAGAPAIREAEESSGWPHSEANERLSRSSAGNKKIGGSSRKLGVDGSPRSAIAPCVTRSAASSLPHSIEARCHDRGSPRKPGSGHPGGDVTAKATRTASQWLPGSSFTLPHRPWLQNLGDYTSCTLPGFLLQQLRSFRDISGSTRDAKRSIYVVIVIGLILIYIAVHVCAVGLKENVVAEPVPVPAATTSAPAFARRVAGERSSNQQLDDNGQVLRLIAILAAALTYQAGLSPPGGFWPADDEQLGHRAGYPVLLDNYPRRYSAFFYCNAVSFMASVAVILLLVNQKLYRRVIRGYRLHACMALGMYALMGAYASGSSRHLKTSIYMLTMVMAVVLLPVCIFSYNRFVRYRIKHQVEPTTRPRRRRERAEKDEQLEYLMLLGVLAASVTYQSGLRPPGGVWQEDSAAYSAGDPMLFDINRRRYDIFFYSNSASFIASVVAIVMLLPLTLSNLERLRHCLPFHTGDPKWALWPVHAALLLDMLGLLVAYVAGSTRNWESSRNVTFLFVPLLVYISAYPLVVAIFIRNKHRRSPQQSRMQAVEQMRPEV